In Synergistota bacterium, one DNA window encodes the following:
- a CDS encoding type II secretion system F family protein, whose protein sequence is MAYFEYQAYDRGGKSVRGIVEAEGRNQALSKLKKEGLVIVELKETRKSARKERKVTPSKEDIIFLAHGLGAHLRAGIPLLEALTIVIEQTPSKKLKSALLAIKEDIAGGKKLSESVEEHLSLDQSTIGLIRVGEESGNLDEVFERIASLRERELDVIRKITNALVYPIIMLLVGVGVISFLLTFVVPKIVKIFTESGAALPAITRILLFITSALSEHGTLILTVLLISLIALRFSGKSEKFKKRLDRLKLKIPFFKRVHTLYNLSLFCETLAVMIASGMNLLKALDIAKEVFTNSTFREAIEKAIEEVKEGKKLALSLREKRVFPPDMVYLIALGEGSGELERSLKHLADNYNRELSSALSKMTSAFEPLMILALGGVVGFIVISILLPIFEMSKLIR, encoded by the coding sequence ATGGCTTATTTCGAGTATCAGGCATACGATAGAGGCGGAAAAAGCGTAAGGGGAATCGTAGAAGCCGAAGGGAGAAACCAAGCCTTAAGCAAGCTCAAAAAGGAAGGCTTAGTCATAGTCGAGCTTAAAGAAACGAGAAAAAGCGCGAGAAAAGAAAGAAAGGTAACCCCCTCCAAGGAAGACATCATCTTTCTGGCTCATGGATTGGGAGCCCACTTAAGAGCGGGAATTCCTCTGCTTGAAGCCCTGACCATAGTAATAGAGCAGACCCCCTCAAAGAAGCTAAAAAGCGCTCTTCTCGCCATAAAGGAGGATATAGCGGGGGGTAAAAAGCTTTCAGAAAGCGTGGAGGAGCACCTAAGCTTAGATCAAAGCACCATAGGGCTCATAAGGGTTGGGGAAGAGAGCGGTAATTTAGATGAAGTGTTTGAAAGGATAGCCAGCCTAAGAGAAAGAGAATTAGATGTTATAAGAAAGATAACCAACGCGCTCGTTTATCCTATAATCATGCTTCTCGTGGGCGTCGGGGTTATCTCCTTTTTATTAACATTCGTGGTTCCAAAGATAGTTAAGATATTCACCGAAAGCGGAGCGGCCCTGCCAGCGATAACGAGAATACTTCTTTTTATAACATCGGCCTTAAGCGAACACGGGACGCTTATCTTAACCGTCCTCTTGATATCTTTGATAGCTTTGAGATTCTCCGGAAAGAGCGAGAAATTTAAAAAGCGACTGGATAGGCTCAAGCTTAAAATACCGTTTTTTAAGAGAGTACATACGCTTTACAATCTCTCACTCTTCTGTGAAACGCTCGCTGTTATGATAGCGAGCGGGATGAACTTACTTAAGGCGCTTGATATAGCGAAAGAGGTCTTCACGAACTCGACTTTCAGGGAAGCAATTGAAAAGGCAATAGAAGAGGTCAAAGAAGGGAAAAAACTCGCCTTATCTCTGAGGGAGAAAAGGGTCTTCCCTCCTGACATGGTCTACCTTATAGCCTTGGGCGAGGGAAGCGGGGAGCTTGAAAGAAGCCTAAAACACTTAGCGGATAACTATAATAGAGAGCTTTCCTCAGCACTGTCAAAGATGACAAGTGCCTTCGAACCTCTTATGATCCTCGCTTTAGGGGGAGTCGTAGGATTCATAGTGATCTCGATCTTGCTTCCTATCTTCGAGATGAGCAAGCTAATAAGATGA
- the gspE gene encoding type II secretion system ATPase GspE: protein MLEKIDYERLRELLPLKFSIDFLKRNKICPISTEDGILKVAISSFEGLKAAKSLGVELNLEIEPVLADEREILNAISWLYDAATRSTLEEVESLEEEKISLEELSEREDIITSEDSAPIIKLVNSIIYQAIRERASDIHFEPYERELRIRYRIDGILYDRLNLPKKLHPPVISRIKVMSRLDIAEHFIPQDGRIGIKLADREIDIRVGILPTQFGERATLRLLDKKQGLITLDELGLDEEGIKKLRKLISKPYGIILVTGPTGSGKTTTLYAILQELRTPEVNIITIEDPVEYELEGISQIQVNEKAGLTFASGLRSILRHDPDIIMVGEIRDRETAEIAVQAALTGHLVLSTLHTNDAPSAITRLVEMGIEPYLVSSSVIGVIAQRLVRKICEKCREAYEESPEALEEMGLEKTATVYRGRGCPHCLDTGYWGRTALFEQLDFDEDLRRALVRSQDASVLRRLAIEKGMRTLKEDGIQKILRGITTLSEVMRVAGR, encoded by the coding sequence ATTCTTGAAAAGATAGATTATGAGAGGCTGAGGGAGCTTCTTCCCCTCAAGTTCTCGATAGATTTCCTAAAAAGGAATAAAATTTGCCCTATTTCGACAGAAGATGGTATCCTCAAGGTGGCTATAAGCTCCTTCGAGGGATTGAAAGCCGCCAAAAGCTTAGGGGTTGAGCTGAACCTCGAGATAGAGCCGGTTTTAGCGGATGAGAGGGAGATATTAAACGCCATAAGCTGGCTTTACGATGCTGCAACGAGAAGCACCTTGGAGGAAGTCGAAAGCTTGGAGGAGGAAAAGATATCCTTAGAGGAGCTGTCTGAAAGAGAAGATATAATCACCTCGGAAGATTCAGCCCCGATAATAAAGCTCGTTAACTCGATAATATATCAGGCGATAAGGGAAAGAGCCTCGGACATCCATTTCGAGCCATATGAAAGGGAGCTCAGGATAAGATACAGGATAGACGGGATATTATACGACAGACTTAATCTCCCCAAGAAACTGCACCCTCCGGTTATATCGAGGATAAAGGTCATGTCAAGGCTCGACATCGCGGAGCACTTTATCCCTCAGGATGGAAGAATAGGGATAAAGCTTGCCGACAGAGAGATAGATATAAGAGTGGGTATACTTCCAACTCAATTCGGAGAAAGAGCTACGCTTAGGCTTCTTGATAAAAAGCAGGGGTTGATAACCTTAGATGAGCTGGGGCTCGACGAGGAGGGGATAAAAAAGCTGAGGAAGCTAATCTCCAAGCCTTACGGCATCATACTGGTAACGGGACCAACGGGAAGCGGTAAAACGACGACGCTGTATGCCATCCTTCAGGAGCTTAGGACGCCGGAGGTAAACATAATAACGATAGAAGACCCGGTTGAATACGAGCTTGAGGGAATCAGCCAGATACAGGTGAACGAAAAGGCAGGGCTAACGTTCGCCTCGGGACTCCGATCCATATTAAGGCATGACCCGGACATAATCATGGTGGGAGAGATAAGAGACAGGGAAACCGCTGAAATAGCGGTTCAAGCTGCCCTCACGGGGCACCTCGTTTTATCAACGCTTCATACGAACGATGCACCGAGCGCCATAACGAGGCTTGTTGAGATGGGGATAGAACCATACTTAGTTTCCTCATCGGTGATTGGCGTCATAGCCCAGCGCCTTGTCAGAAAAATATGCGAGAAATGCAGAGAGGCTTATGAAGAAAGCCCGGAAGCGCTTGAGGAAATGGGATTAGAAAAAACGGCAACCGTTTATAGAGGAAGAGGGTGTCCTCACTGTCTCGACACGGGCTACTGGGGCAGAACCGCTCTGTTTGAACAGCTTGATTTCGACGAGGATTTAAGAAGAGCGCTCGTTAGGTCGCAGGACGCGAGCGTCTTAAGAAGGCTTGCCATAGAAAAGGGAATGAGAACGCTTAAGGAGGACGGAATTCAGAAGATCTTGAGGGGAATAACGACGCTTTCTGAAGTGATGAGGGTAGCGGGAAGGTAA